Proteins from one Ricinus communis isolate WT05 ecotype wild-type chromosome 9, ASM1957865v1, whole genome shotgun sequence genomic window:
- the LOC8280168 gene encoding uncharacterized protein LOC8280168 isoform X3, whose protein sequence is MIAYRRVHPTKMNVDDKNIEPSTNLSLALGYSNQCIQRNLSNDPGAGANAASTADITFVATDPLSELVWSPHKGLSLRCADGSFIDKKPSLLPGVGPTYMASGSSSDKPISNTGKLFDNEICIASLPACKLASEISGDNSTTFLTSNVGIMPLSGTGLDKTATGDQVVEMKNAVNYFLQKEDLRNDKAEDETKLDVAQNYRTFEEPIVRATDVNDDHELGMEIVLVSDFHTVKGREDYGIKIQNAACSGKENEEPPSVREKDRENKMVIGRPGIFSLDKLESTAENDLETPFGENSCSMRNKNLASESADRVENNTQHELIPIEYALGYNQSPTSSRLQNIQRQGESKALSDGDAKERMLNEEDGSHESVESCNSTELFSTGKQRWNFDQQLMVGSKRVKRQIQDSPGSSSLGKQDSSFVNWISNMMKGFLKSSEGEAPFLSSALSNPNHGHENPSQDVFTCNRKEDPACDTRGFQSVFQSLYCRKTKGQETVTLNVNHQTEGSKECDQDNKICDLNAAPIACRMVSGNVYKRFLPSNEKHNEPTSGYHAGMTVHSRDISMSFPVIPESNGSVSTENKNSCNLAIGKEKDGTDSNFSHGKHKTSSAGKIDPELPSKNKTAHGFGYKGDPLGSLWIARFSPKTSGAPFNHYPSNKSTGEAFNCSADSMGLIPQVQNPLGSSSEHEIVEVRNKNFQEPLPIQNYSTANRAPFDFYNVKGNIDNDSGNKLNPILSSARVKTSEAMASVSPRRLDAPKYITPSDDADNSDRASMTCFFCGIKGHDLRECSEVTDTELEDLLRNINIYGGIKELPCVCIRCFQLNHWAVACPSTCPRVRSKAECHASSVSHAGPSKSQLHVINEDDTKAKNVTGSGHAICYGNDYGMDKDMNSWKSNEAATSGKMKLNIRLFEKNISSTSREKELKENQIIPLYGFVNGLISDVPNGIFDAVRSLRLTRTNILKWMNSSASLSIDGYFVRLRLGKWEEGLGGTGYYVARITGGQIESSSKKSKKSIAVNVGGIQCVIESQFVSNHDFLEDELKAWWSATSKVGGKLPSEKELRLKVEEKNTLGL, encoded by the exons AT GATTGCCTACAGGAGAGTTCATCCAACAAAGATGAATGTGGATGATAAAAACATAGAACCATCGACTAATTTAAGCCTTGCTCTGGGTTATTCAAATCAGTGCATTCAGAGAAATTTGAGCAATGATCCAGGTGCAGGTGCAAATGCAGCTTCAACGGCAGACATAACATTTGTAGCCACCGACCCACTCTCTGAACTAGTATGGTCTCCACATAAAGGTTTGAGTCTTAGATGTGCTGATGGAAGCTTCATCGACAAGAAGCCCTCTCTTTTACCAGGTGTAGGACCTACTTATATGGCAAGTGGATCAAGTTCTGATAAGCCTATCTCAAATACTGGCAAACTATTTGACAATGAAATATGTATAGCTTCTCTACCGGCATGCAAGCTCGCTAGTGAAATTTCTGGAGATAATTCCACTACATTTCTTACAAGCAATGTAGGCATCATGCCATTAAGTGGAACAGGTCTTGACAAGACAG CAACTGGTGATCAGGTGGTTGAGATGAAAAATGCAGTGAACTATTTTCTACAGAAAGAGGATCTAAGAAACGATAAAGCCGAAG ATGAAACCAAACTGGATGTGGCACAGAATTATCGAACTTTTGAGGAACCAATTGTCAGAGCTACAGATGTCAATGATGATCATGAATTAGGAATGGAAATTGTATTGGTTTCTGATTTTCATACTGTGAAAGGACGTGAAGATTATGGTATAAAAATTCAGAATGCAGCATGCtctggaaaagaaaatgaggaaCCACCCTCAGTTAGAGAAAAAGATAGAGAAAACAAGATGGTCATAGGCCGTCCTGGCATTTTTTCCTTGGACAAACTGGAGTCAACTGCTGAAAATGATTTAGAAACACCATTTGGTGAAAATTCTTGCagtatgagaaacaaaaatttagCATCCGAATCTGCTGATAGAGTTGAAAATAACACTCAGCATGAGTTAATTCCAATAGAATATGCTCTTGGATACAACCAGTCTCCCACTAGCAGCAGACTCCAAAATATTCAAAGACAAGGCGAGTCTAAGGCCTTATCTGATGGAGATGCAAAGGAAAGGATGCTGAATGAGGAGGATGGCAGTCATGAGAGTGTTGAAAGCTGTAACAGTACTGAACTATTTTCAACAGGAAAACAACGATGGAACTTTGATCAACAGTTGATGGTAGGGAGCAAAAGAGTCAAAAGACAAATTCAAGATAGTCCTGGTTCCTCATCACTTGGTAAACAAGATAGCTCATTTGTGAATTGGATCTCAAACATGATGAAGGGATTCTTGAAATCAAGTGAAGGAGAggcaccttttctttcttctgctCTCTCAAATCCTAATCATGGGCATGAGAATCCTAGTCAGGATGTTTTCACATGCAATAGAAAGGAAGATCCTGCATGCGACACAAGAGGATTTCAATCCGTCTTTCAGTCGCTGTATTGCCGAAAGACAAAGGGTCAAGAAACTGTCACCTTGAATGTCAATCATCAAACAGAAGGATCTAAAGAATGTGACCAGGACAATAAAATATGTGACCTGAATGCTGCCCCAATAGCTTGTCGTATGGTTAGTGGTAATGTTTACAAGCGGTTTCTGCCATCAAATGAGAAACACAATGAGCCTACATCTGGCTATCACGCTGGTATGACTGTCCATTCTAGAGATATATCTATGAGTTTTCCTGTCATTCCAGAAAGCAATGGGAGTGTCTCTACAGAGaacaaaaattcatgtaacttgGCAATTGGTAAGGAGAAAGATGGAACAGACTCCAATTTTTCTCACGGTAAACACAAGACCAGCAGTGCTGGTAAAATTGATCCTGAACTGCCATCTAAAAATAAGACAGCCCATGGTTTTGGTTACAAAGGTGATCCACTGGGAAGCTTGTGGATAGCTCGATTTTCTCCAAAAACTTCTGGTGCCCCGTTTAACCACTATCCTTCCAATAAAAGTACTGGTGAGGCATTTAACTGCTCTGCTGATAGCATGGGGCTGATACCTCAAGTACAGAATCCTCTTGGTTCTTCCAGTGAACATGAAATTGTAGAGGTCAGGAACAAAAATTTTCAAGAGCCATTGCCTATACAAAATTATAGTACTGCTAATAGGGCTCCCTTTGATTTCTACAATGTAAAGGGAAACATTGATAATGATTCTGGGAATAAACTGAATCCCATCTTATCTTCCGCAAGAGTTAAAACTTCAGAGGCCATGGCTTCTGTTTCCCCGAGGAGATTGGATGCACCCAAATACATCACGCCTTCAGATGACGCAGATAATTCTGATCGTGCAAGCATGACCTGTTTCTTTTGTGGCATAAAGGGTCATGATTTGCGAGAATGTTCGGAAGTAACAGATACTGAGCTTGAAGATCTTTTAAGGAATATCAATATATACGGTGGGATAAAAGAACTGCCTTGTGTGTGTATTAGATGTTTTCAGCTCAATCATTGGGCTGTTGCATGTCCTAGCACATGTCCAAGAGTAAGGAGTAAAGCAGAATGCCATGCTTCTTCAGTCAGCCATGCTGGTCCTAGCAAATCGCAGCTTCATGTGATAAATGAAGATGATACAAAGGCGAAAAATGTCACTGGCAGCGGTCACGCAATTTGTTATGGGAATGATTATGGAATGGATAAAGATATGAATAGCTGGAAATCAAATGAAGCTGCTACCTCTGGAAAAATGAAACTGAATATAAGGTtgtttgagaaaaatatttcttcGACTTCCAGAGAAAAGGAGttgaaagaaaatcaaattataccTTTATATGGTTTTGTCAATGGCCTGATTTCTGATGTACCAAATGGAATCTTTGATGCAGTAAGAAGCCTCCGTTTGACAAGAACAAACATTCTCAA ATGGATGAACTCTAGTGCGTCACTCTCAATTGATGGTTATTTTGTGCGTTTACGGCTTGGGAAGTGGGAGGAGGGACTAGGAGGAACTGGATACTATGTAGCTCGCATTACTG GAGGACAAATAGAGAGTTCATCGAAGAAGTCCAAAAAATCTATCGCGGTAAATGTTGGTGGCATCCAATGTGTAATCGAAAGTCAATTTGTCTCCAACCATGATTTTCTTGAG GATGAGCTTAAAGCATGGTGGTCTGCCACTTCAAAGGTTGGTGGCAAATTACCATCCGAAAAAGAGTTAAGATTGAAAGTTGAAGAGAAGAACACATTGGGCCTTTAG